A DNA window from Falco peregrinus isolate bFalPer1 chromosome 8, bFalPer1.pri, whole genome shotgun sequence contains the following coding sequences:
- the HACD2 gene encoding very-long-chain (3R)-3-hydroxyacyl-CoA dehydratase 2 isoform X1: MAVSGSGGSRADNGYGSQQPWRRKAPGALATAYLVLYNVVMTAGWLVIAVGLVRAYLAKGSYHSLYYSIEKPLKFFQTGALLEILHCAFGVVPSSVVLTAFQVMSRVFLTWAVTHSVKEVQTEDSVLLFVVAWTITEIIRYSFYTFSLLNHLPYLIKWARYTLFIVLYPMGVSGELLTIYAALPFVRQSGLYSISLPNKYNFSFDYYTFLILVMISYIPNGMKIWLCCFEMGNRNTEACSKFKCANDVYDTE, from the exons ATGGCGGTGTCTGGCAGCGGCGGGAGCCGGGCGGATAACGGCTACGGCAGCCAGCAGCCGTGGCGGAGGAAGGCCCCGGGCGCGCTGGCCACGGCCTACCTCGTTCTCTACAACGTGGTGATGACGGCGGG atggCTTGTTATTGCAGTTGGTCTAGTTCGAGCATACCTGGCTAAAGGTAGCTACCATAGCCTTTACTATTCAATAGAAAAGCCCCTGAAATTCTTCCAAACTGGAGCTTTGCTTGAG ATTCTGCACTGTGCATTTG GCGTTGTTCCCTCTTCTGTTGTTCTGACTGCTTTCCAAGTGATGTCAAGGGTTTTCCTGACGTGGGCAGTAACACATAGTGTAAAAGAG gtACAAACTGAAGATAGCGTACTGTTGTTTGTAGTGGCCTGGACAATCACTGAGATAATCCGTTATTCTTTTTATACATTTAGTTTGTTAAACCATCTCCCTTATCTCATCAAATGGGCCAG GTACACTTTGTTTATAGTATTGTATCCAATGGGAGTCTCAGGCGAATTACTCACAATATATGCTGCATTACCCTTCGTCAGGCAGTCTGGCTTGTATTCCATTAGTTTACCTAACAAGTACAATTTCTCTTTTGACTACTATACATTCCTGATCCTGGTTATGATATCTTACATTCCAA ATGGAATGAAGATTTGgctttgctgctttgaaatggGCAATAGGAACACAGAAGCTTGTAGCAAATTTAAATGTGCAAATGATGTCTACGATACAGAATAA
- the HACD2 gene encoding very-long-chain (3R)-3-hydroxyacyl-CoA dehydratase 2 isoform X2: MAVSGSGGSRADNGYGSQQPWRRKAPGALATAYLVLYNVVMTAGWLVIAVGLVRAYLAKGSYHSLYYSIEKPLKFFQTGALLEILHCAFGVVPSSVVLTAFQVMSRVFLTWAVTHSVKEVQTEDSVLLFVVAWTITEIIRYSFYTFSLLNHLPYLIKWARYTLFIVLYPMGVSGELLTIYAALPFVRQSGLYSISLPNKYNFSFDYYTFLILVMISYIPIFPQLYFHMLHQRRKVLSHTEEHKKSE; encoded by the exons ATGGCGGTGTCTGGCAGCGGCGGGAGCCGGGCGGATAACGGCTACGGCAGCCAGCAGCCGTGGCGGAGGAAGGCCCCGGGCGCGCTGGCCACGGCCTACCTCGTTCTCTACAACGTGGTGATGACGGCGGG atggCTTGTTATTGCAGTTGGTCTAGTTCGAGCATACCTGGCTAAAGGTAGCTACCATAGCCTTTACTATTCAATAGAAAAGCCCCTGAAATTCTTCCAAACTGGAGCTTTGCTTGAG ATTCTGCACTGTGCATTTG GCGTTGTTCCCTCTTCTGTTGTTCTGACTGCTTTCCAAGTGATGTCAAGGGTTTTCCTGACGTGGGCAGTAACACATAGTGTAAAAGAG gtACAAACTGAAGATAGCGTACTGTTGTTTGTAGTGGCCTGGACAATCACTGAGATAATCCGTTATTCTTTTTATACATTTAGTTTGTTAAACCATCTCCCTTATCTCATCAAATGGGCCAG GTACACTTTGTTTATAGTATTGTATCCAATGGGAGTCTCAGGCGAATTACTCACAATATATGCTGCATTACCCTTCGTCAGGCAGTCTGGCTTGTATTCCATTAGTTTACCTAACAAGTACAATTTCTCTTTTGACTACTATACATTCCTGATCCTGGTTATGATATCTTACATTCCAA tctttcctcagcTGTATTTTCATATGCTACATCAGAGGCGAAAGGTACTCTCCCACACTGAAGAACACAAGAAGTCTGAGTAA
- the HACD2 gene encoding very-long-chain (3R)-3-hydroxyacyl-CoA dehydratase 2 isoform X3, protein MAVSGSGGSRADNGYGSQQPWRRKAPGALATAYLVLYNVVMTAGWLVIAVGLVRAYLAKGSYHSLYYSIEKPLKFFQTGALLEILHCAFGVVPSSVVLTAFQVMSRVFLTWAVTHSVKEVQTEDSVLLFVVAWTITEIIRYSFYTFSLLNHLPYLIKWARYTLFIVLYPMGVSGELLTIYAALPFVRQSGLYSISLPNKYNFSFDYYTFLILVMISYIPKNW, encoded by the exons ATGGCGGTGTCTGGCAGCGGCGGGAGCCGGGCGGATAACGGCTACGGCAGCCAGCAGCCGTGGCGGAGGAAGGCCCCGGGCGCGCTGGCCACGGCCTACCTCGTTCTCTACAACGTGGTGATGACGGCGGG atggCTTGTTATTGCAGTTGGTCTAGTTCGAGCATACCTGGCTAAAGGTAGCTACCATAGCCTTTACTATTCAATAGAAAAGCCCCTGAAATTCTTCCAAACTGGAGCTTTGCTTGAG ATTCTGCACTGTGCATTTG GCGTTGTTCCCTCTTCTGTTGTTCTGACTGCTTTCCAAGTGATGTCAAGGGTTTTCCTGACGTGGGCAGTAACACATAGTGTAAAAGAG gtACAAACTGAAGATAGCGTACTGTTGTTTGTAGTGGCCTGGACAATCACTGAGATAATCCGTTATTCTTTTTATACATTTAGTTTGTTAAACCATCTCCCTTATCTCATCAAATGGGCCAG GTACACTTTGTTTATAGTATTGTATCCAATGGGAGTCTCAGGCGAATTACTCACAATATATGCTGCATTACCCTTCGTCAGGCAGTCTGGCTTGTATTCCATTAGTTTACCTAACAAGTACAATTTCTCTTTTGACTACTATACATTCCTGATCCTGGTTATGATATCTTACATTCCAA agAATTGGTGA